One Azospirillum lipoferum 4B DNA segment encodes these proteins:
- a CDS encoding response regulator produces MSPCAAGEVPAALPPDEERRLAVLESYCVLDTPAESGFDNITRLAQHFFGTRIALVSLIDRNRQWFKSRIGLDVEETHRDLAFCAHAILNDGVLVVPDATNDPRFAGNPLVTGEPNIRFYAGAPLVADGFKLGTLCVIDDTPRGGFDAREAETLTQLARLVVDELELRREVTRRQQAEAELRDRSRLLNLAEEIGQFGHWYIDFVTDTRRWSDEVYRIMGLSPQDGPPTVDMSRGAYHPDDLPTLAALVQRARTTGEGFSVEARVIRPDGTLRHVFIRGMAEWGTAGRPIGLLGVVQDITDAKREEAELRSNRELLDLTVQATRDGIWDWALDTGAIWFSPTWKEQLGYRDDELENSLDMWAGLIFEEDRIAALETVRAYNAGLIPKFEAVQRFRHKQGHTVYILSRAIHIRDAEGRVVRMVGAHTDITRDKMTEEELRLAKQTLDDAIEAVPEGLAYFDADDRLILCNQRYRDAHPLTAPLLTPGRPFEEILRTAIANGEFAANPDGPSDEAWIQAELAQHRNPGPPFERELPDGRWILVAENRTSSGALVCTRTDITERKRFEAELQRQAADMCALAEGLDAAREEADALRARAEAATQAKSEFLAAMSHEIRTPMNGIMGMTELLFDTPLTAEQHQFAQAIRSSSNALLTIINDILDISKLEAGRVTIETLPFDPADLVEGVVELLTPRAHEKGIEIGFYIDPFLRRTLLGDPTRIRQILVNLVGNAVKFTDQGSVAVELEALDATEGHLVLRMTVTDTGIGIPAEALPSLFNKFQQVDGSITRKFGGTGLGLAICRQLSELMGGSIAVESSLGAGSRFVVDLPLAMLDEALPPAEQPLAGRRALVVDDLAVNRRVLAAMLDSLGARPTAVDNGPDALEALTRAAVGGRPFDVVLVDQTMPGMGGDALLAAIAGNPMLGGTRRVLIAGLGPAARADCGPVQGLAHAILNRPLRQSALVGCLTGLFQAAVPPSSADRQAAEGQPADRSEEPARSGRILLAEDNRTNQLFATTLLRKLGYTVEVAEDGEQAMAAACRGGIDLVLMDVQMPGMDGLEAAQAIRARGGRFAGLPIIALTADAMPGTRELCLRAGMSDYLTKPISRAGLLAALDRWMAEAGADGAHAAADADGAGGNGGDADGDGGDGGEVLDEAVLADLVETVGADNLALIVDSFLDDVSRRLERLSAMERTAPAGTLDMRALAGEAHDLSSLAGSFGGMAVMHLAWRMEVICRNGDTVQAGQLLPVLLREAARLERSLRERTGVEQPAA; encoded by the coding sequence GTGAGCCCGTGTGCGGCTGGCGAGGTTCCGGCGGCGCTCCCCCCTGACGAGGAGCGGCGGCTGGCGGTTCTGGAGTCCTACTGCGTCCTCGACACCCCGGCGGAGTCCGGCTTCGACAACATCACCCGGCTTGCCCAGCATTTCTTCGGCACCCGCATCGCGCTGGTGTCGCTGATCGACCGGAACCGCCAGTGGTTCAAGAGCCGCATCGGGCTGGACGTCGAGGAGACGCACCGCGACCTTGCCTTCTGCGCCCATGCCATCCTCAATGACGGCGTCCTGGTGGTGCCGGACGCGACGAACGACCCGCGCTTCGCCGGCAATCCGCTGGTCACCGGGGAACCCAACATCCGCTTCTATGCCGGCGCGCCGCTGGTGGCGGACGGCTTCAAGCTGGGCACCCTGTGCGTGATCGACGATACCCCTCGCGGCGGGTTCGACGCGCGGGAGGCGGAAACCCTGACCCAGCTCGCCCGGCTGGTGGTGGACGAGCTGGAGCTTCGCCGCGAGGTGACCCGGCGCCAGCAGGCGGAAGCCGAATTGCGCGACCGCTCCCGGCTGTTGAACCTGGCCGAGGAGATCGGCCAATTCGGGCATTGGTACATCGACTTCGTCACCGACACCCGCCGCTGGTCGGACGAGGTCTACCGCATCATGGGCCTGAGCCCGCAGGACGGCCCGCCGACCGTCGACATGTCGCGCGGCGCCTACCACCCCGACGACCTGCCGACTCTCGCCGCCCTGGTTCAGCGGGCGCGGACGACCGGCGAGGGCTTCTCCGTCGAGGCGCGGGTCATCCGCCCGGACGGCACGCTGCGCCACGTCTTCATCCGCGGCATGGCCGAATGGGGGACCGCCGGCCGGCCGATCGGGCTGCTGGGCGTGGTCCAGGACATCACCGACGCCAAGCGGGAAGAGGCGGAACTGCGGTCGAACCGCGAACTGCTGGACCTCACCGTCCAGGCGACGCGGGACGGCATCTGGGATTGGGCTCTCGACACCGGCGCCATCTGGTTCTCCCCGACCTGGAAGGAACAGCTCGGCTACCGCGACGACGAGCTGGAGAACAGCCTGGACATGTGGGCCGGCCTGATCTTCGAGGAGGACCGGATCGCCGCCCTGGAGACGGTGCGGGCCTACAATGCCGGCCTGATCCCGAAATTCGAGGCCGTGCAGCGCTTCCGCCACAAGCAGGGCCACACCGTCTACATCCTGAGCCGTGCCATCCACATCCGCGATGCCGAGGGGCGGGTGGTGCGCATGGTCGGTGCCCACACCGACATCACGCGCGACAAGATGACGGAGGAGGAGCTCCGTCTCGCCAAGCAGACCCTGGACGACGCCATCGAGGCGGTGCCGGAAGGGCTGGCCTATTTCGACGCCGACGACCGGCTGATCCTGTGCAACCAGCGCTATCGTGACGCGCATCCGCTGACCGCCCCGCTGCTGACGCCCGGCCGCCCCTTCGAGGAGATCCTGCGCACGGCGATCGCCAACGGCGAATTCGCGGCCAACCCGGACGGCCCGAGCGACGAGGCGTGGATCCAGGCGGAACTGGCGCAGCACCGCAATCCCGGCCCGCCTTTCGAGCGGGAGCTGCCCGACGGCCGCTGGATCCTGGTGGCGGAGAACCGCACCAGCAGCGGGGCGCTGGTGTGCACCCGCACCGACATCACCGAACGCAAGCGCTTCGAGGCGGAGCTGCAGCGTCAGGCGGCCGACATGTGCGCGCTGGCCGAAGGGCTGGACGCCGCCCGCGAGGAGGCCGACGCCCTGCGTGCCCGGGCGGAGGCGGCGACCCAGGCGAAGTCGGAATTCCTGGCGGCGATGAGCCACGAGATCCGCACCCCGATGAACGGCATCATGGGCATGACGGAGCTGCTGTTCGACACGCCCCTGACGGCGGAGCAGCACCAGTTCGCCCAGGCCATCCGCAGCTCCTCCAACGCGCTGCTGACCATCATCAACGACATCCTCGACATCTCGAAGCTGGAGGCCGGCCGCGTCACCATCGAAACGCTACCCTTCGACCCCGCCGATCTGGTGGAGGGGGTGGTGGAACTGCTGACCCCCCGCGCCCACGAGAAGGGGATCGAGATCGGCTTCTACATCGACCCGTTCCTGCGCCGCACCCTGCTGGGCGACCCGACGCGAATCCGGCAGATCCTGGTCAATCTGGTGGGCAACGCGGTGAAGTTCACCGACCAGGGGTCCGTCGCCGTGGAGCTGGAGGCGCTGGACGCCACCGAGGGGCATCTGGTTCTGCGCATGACGGTGACCGACACCGGCATCGGCATTCCGGCAGAGGCGCTGCCCTCCCTGTTCAACAAGTTCCAGCAGGTGGACGGGTCGATCACCCGCAAGTTCGGCGGAACCGGGCTGGGGCTGGCGATCTGCCGCCAGCTGTCGGAACTGATGGGCGGCAGCATCGCGGTGGAAAGCAGCCTGGGCGCCGGCAGCCGGTTCGTGGTCGATCTGCCGCTGGCCATGCTCGACGAGGCGCTGCCGCCGGCCGAACAGCCGTTGGCCGGGCGCCGCGCATTGGTGGTGGACGATCTGGCGGTGAACCGCCGGGTGCTGGCGGCGATGCTCGACAGCCTGGGTGCCCGGCCGACGGCGGTGGACAACGGCCCCGATGCGCTGGAGGCGCTGACGCGCGCAGCGGTCGGCGGCAGGCCCTTCGACGTGGTGCTGGTGGACCAGACCATGCCGGGCATGGGCGGCGACGCCCTGCTGGCGGCCATTGCCGGCAATCCGATGCTGGGCGGTACAAGACGCGTGCTGATCGCCGGGCTGGGACCGGCGGCGCGGGCCGACTGCGGACCGGTCCAGGGGTTGGCCCATGCCATCCTCAACCGCCCATTGCGCCAGAGTGCGCTTGTCGGCTGCCTGACCGGCCTGTTCCAGGCGGCTGTACCGCCGTCCTCGGCGGACAGGCAGGCCGCCGAAGGGCAGCCTGCCGACCGCAGCGAGGAGCCGGCGCGCAGCGGCCGCATCCTGCTGGCGGAGGACAACCGCACCAACCAGCTGTTCGCCACCACCCTGCTGCGCAAGCTGGGCTACACCGTCGAGGTGGCGGAGGATGGGGAGCAGGCGATGGCGGCGGCCTGCCGCGGCGGCATCGATCTGGTGCTGATGGACGTGCAGATGCCGGGCATGGACGGGCTGGAGGCCGCGCAGGCGATCCGTGCACGCGGCGGGCGGTTCGCCGGCCTGCCGATCATCGCCCTCACCGCCGACGCCATGCCGGGCACGCGCGAGCTGTGTCTGCGTGCGGGCATGAGCGACTATCTGACCAAGCCGATCAGCCGCGCCGGGCTGCTGGCGGCGCTGGACCGCTGGATGGCGGAGGCCGGGGCCGATGGCGCGCATGCGGCGGCGGATGCCGATGGTGCCGGCGGCAATGGTGGGGATGCCGACGGCGATGGCGGCGATGGCGGCGAGGTCCTGGACGAGGCGGTGCTGGCCGATCTGGTCGAGACTGTGGGTGCCGACAATCTGGCGCTGATCGTCGACAGCTTCCTCGACGACGTATCCCGCCGGCTGGAGCGGCTGTCGGCGATGGAGCGGACGGCCCCGGCCGGCACCCTCGATATGCGGGCGCTGGCGGGGGAGGCGCACGACCTGTCCAGCCTTGCCGGCAGTTTCGGCGGGATGGCGGTCATGCATCTCGCCTGGCGGATGGAGGTGATCTGCCGCAACGGCGACACCGTGCAGGCCGGCCAGCTCCTGCCGGTGCTGCTGCGCGAAGCCGCCCGTCTGGAGCGTTCCTTGCGCGAGCGCACCGGAGTGGAGCAGCCGGCGGCCTGA
- a CDS encoding sigma-54-dependent transcriptional regulator yields MSSAKKHRILLIEDTVPLAKLYIEFLRADAHEVVHCTRGREALDAAAASPPDAVILDLKLPDMDGLEVLQALQARDPSVSVVIITAHGSIDLAVEAMKLGAFDFIVKPFNADRLNLTLRNALERRTLARMVEGYRKDLDRGRFHGFIGSSSEMQAVYRTIESVAASRANVFITGESGTGKEVAAQAIHRASPRRDRAFIALNCAAIPKELLESEIFGHVKGAFTGAAGDRPGAALLADGGTLFLDEICEMPVELQSKLLRFVQTGTISPVGSGREERVDVRFVAATNRDPLAEVQAGRFREDLYYRLHVIPLALPPLRDRGDDVIEIARSLLIDYAREEGKSLTAFAPEVEARLRAHDWPGNVRQLQNVLRNVVVLNDGPQVVLEMLPPLTGAGGIGADAAAGAGAPADGRQDEDAAAVLPLWQVEKEMILKALRLSGDDVPRAALMLEISPSTIYRKLQQWRAADGAAAQGNAA; encoded by the coding sequence GTGTCCTCCGCCAAGAAGCACCGCATCCTGCTGATCGAGGATACGGTCCCGCTCGCCAAGCTGTATATCGAGTTCCTGCGCGCGGACGCCCATGAGGTGGTGCATTGCACCCGCGGGCGCGAGGCGCTGGACGCTGCGGCGGCATCGCCGCCCGACGCGGTGATCCTGGATCTGAAACTGCCGGACATGGACGGGCTGGAGGTGCTGCAGGCTCTGCAAGCCCGCGACCCGAGCGTGTCGGTGGTCATCATCACCGCCCACGGCTCCATCGATCTGGCGGTGGAGGCGATGAAGCTGGGCGCCTTCGACTTCATCGTGAAGCCCTTCAACGCCGACCGGCTGAACCTGACCCTGCGCAACGCGCTGGAGCGGCGGACGCTGGCGCGTATGGTGGAAGGATACCGCAAGGACCTCGACCGCGGGCGCTTCCACGGTTTCATCGGCAGCTCGTCCGAGATGCAGGCGGTCTACCGCACCATCGAAAGCGTGGCGGCCAGCCGCGCCAACGTCTTCATCACCGGAGAGAGCGGGACCGGCAAGGAGGTGGCGGCCCAGGCCATCCACCGCGCCAGCCCGCGCCGCGACCGCGCCTTCATCGCGCTGAACTGCGCCGCCATTCCGAAGGAACTGCTGGAATCGGAGATTTTCGGCCATGTGAAGGGCGCCTTCACCGGGGCGGCGGGCGACCGGCCGGGGGCGGCGCTGCTGGCCGACGGCGGCACGCTGTTCCTGGACGAGATCTGCGAAATGCCGGTGGAACTGCAGAGCAAGCTGCTGCGCTTCGTCCAGACCGGCACCATCAGTCCGGTGGGAAGCGGCCGGGAGGAGCGGGTGGACGTGCGGTTCGTCGCCGCCACCAACCGCGATCCGCTGGCCGAGGTGCAGGCCGGCCGGTTCCGTGAGGATCTCTATTACCGGCTGCACGTCATCCCGCTCGCCTTGCCGCCGCTGCGCGACCGCGGCGACGACGTGATCGAGATCGCCCGCTCCCTGCTGATCGATTATGCGCGGGAGGAGGGGAAGTCCCTGACCGCCTTCGCTCCCGAGGTGGAGGCGCGGCTGCGCGCCCATGACTGGCCGGGCAACGTCCGGCAGCTTCAGAATGTCCTCCGCAACGTCGTCGTGCTGAATGACGGACCGCAGGTGGTGCTGGAGATGCTGCCGCCCCTGACCGGGGCCGGCGGGATCGGCGCCGACGCCGCTGCCGGCGCCGGCGCTCCGGCTGACGGCAGGCAGGACGAGGACGCCGCCGCCGTCCTTCCGCTGTGGCAGGTGGAGAAGGAGATGATCCTGAAGGCCCTGCGGCTGAGCGGCGACGACGTGCCGCGCGCCGCCCTGATGCTGGAGATCAGTCCGTCCACCATCTACCGCAAGCTGCAGCAGTGGCGCGCCGCCGACGGGGCTGCCGCCCAGGGGAATGCCGCGTGA
- a CDS encoding FCD domain-containing protein encodes MQGTIKPAKLADAIAEHLERLILEGALRPGEKLLAERELAVKLDVSRPSLRDAIAKLEERGLLVTGRGGTHVATFLSQIADPLMTLMRNKPDASFDYLEFRRSIEAAAAGLAAQRATDLDRDGIRAIIARMQAAHGKDDSSEEAEADADLHLAVYEAAHNVVMLHIMRTLSDLLRNDVFYNRADLYSRPGVRELLLQQHLAIADAVLAGDADAASAAADAHVEFTLQTLREIRDHNARVQVSLRRIGRTDLIDSGA; translated from the coding sequence ATGCAGGGGACGATCAAACCGGCCAAGCTGGCCGACGCCATTGCCGAGCATCTGGAACGGCTGATCCTGGAAGGCGCGCTTCGCCCGGGCGAAAAGCTGCTGGCCGAACGCGAGTTGGCGGTGAAGCTGGACGTGTCGCGCCCGTCGCTGCGCGATGCCATCGCCAAGCTTGAGGAGCGCGGCCTGCTGGTCACCGGGCGCGGCGGCACCCATGTCGCGACCTTCCTGTCGCAGATCGCCGACCCGCTGATGACGCTGATGCGCAACAAGCCTGACGCGTCCTTCGACTATCTGGAGTTCCGCCGCTCCATCGAGGCGGCGGCGGCCGGGCTGGCGGCACAGCGGGCGACCGACCTCGACCGCGACGGCATTCGCGCCATCATCGCCCGCATGCAGGCCGCCCACGGCAAGGACGACAGCTCGGAGGAGGCGGAGGCCGACGCCGACCTGCATCTGGCGGTCTACGAGGCGGCGCACAACGTCGTCATGCTGCACATCATGCGGACCCTGTCCGACCTGCTGCGCAACGACGTGTTCTACAACCGCGCCGACCTCTATTCCCGGCCGGGGGTGCGCGAGCTTCTGCTGCAGCAGCATCTGGCCATCGCCGATGCGGTGCTGGCCGGCGACGCGGATGCTGCGAGCGCGGCGGCCGACGCCCATGTGGAGTTCACGCTGCAGACCCTGCGCGAGATCAGGGACCATAATGCCCGCGTCCAGGTCTCGCTGCGGCGGATCGGGCGCACCGACCTGATCGACAGCGGGGCGTAA
- a CDS encoding FAD-binding and (Fe-S)-binding domain-containing protein translates to MPPASLASPLAAPYDRVLAELQAVIPDARLVTDPLRTLTYGTDASFYRLIPKIVALVETEEEVVQLLRITRGHKVPVTFRAAGTSLSGQAVSDSVLVVLGDGWRGCSIGAAAATVTLQPGVIGAEANRRLAPLGRKIGPDPASIATAKIGGIAANNASGMCCGTAQNSYRTLESMRLVLADGTVLDTADPASRSRFRDSHAALLDRLADLGSRTRADAALAGRIRDKFRIKNTTGYSLNALVDYEDPVDILQHLMIGSEGTLGFISAITLRTVPEHPHKASALLFFPDIGEACHAVSLLKAAPVDAAELMDRASLRSIQDKPGMPPQIRGFGADVAAVLVETRAESAAALEANVAEIAAVLADCITIGDTRFTTDAKACEGFWKIRKGLFPAVGAIRQTGTTVIIEDVAFPLPRLAEATRELQALFLRHGYHEAIIFGHALEGNLHFVFTQAFDTQEEIDRYRRFMDDVAVLVVTRYDGSLKAEHGTGRNMAPFVEMEWGPQAYGLMKEIKDLFDPDGLLNPGVILNGDPEAHLKNLKPLPPADPLVDTCIECGFCEPTCPSHRLTLSPRQRIVGRREMARLVAAGDDAPRLAEISAAYDYQGIDTCAACGLCATACPVGIETGLLVKSLRGERRGAVARKAGALVADHMEGTLGLARTGLRLADLARRTVGHGVTQAAARILTGGNLPALPHSMPTAASFTPRPDIATATADDLPTVVYAPSCVSRSMGPAAGDPQQRPLPQVVESVMRKAGFRILYPEEADGQCCGMPLESKGLTGAADAKADAMLAALSKASRGGRYPVVMDTSPCALRLRKRLTDAGLRILDVAEFLSEFALPRLDIAKTAEPVMLHLTCSTRRMGLDGALTAVAKACAETVVVPPDVGCCGFAGDKGFTTPELNAHALRHLPAAVPEGCASGYSTSRTCEIGLSDKAGVPYRSIVYLVDACATAKVGATAARVAEVAF, encoded by the coding sequence ATGCCGCCCGCCTCCTTGGCCAGCCCCTTGGCCGCCCCATACGACCGCGTGCTGGCCGAGCTTCAGGCCGTCATTCCCGATGCGCGGCTGGTCACCGATCCGCTGCGCACGCTGACCTACGGCACCGACGCCAGCTTCTACCGGCTGATTCCGAAGATCGTGGCGCTGGTGGAGACGGAGGAGGAGGTGGTGCAACTGCTGCGCATCACCCGCGGCCACAAGGTGCCGGTGACCTTCCGCGCCGCCGGCACCAGCCTGTCGGGGCAGGCGGTCAGCGACAGCGTCCTGGTGGTGCTGGGCGACGGCTGGCGGGGATGCAGCATCGGCGCCGCCGCGGCCACCGTCACCCTGCAGCCCGGCGTGATCGGGGCGGAGGCGAACCGGCGGCTCGCCCCGCTGGGGCGGAAGATCGGTCCCGACCCGGCTTCCATCGCCACCGCCAAGATCGGCGGCATTGCCGCCAACAATGCCAGCGGCATGTGCTGCGGCACCGCGCAGAACAGCTACCGCACGCTGGAGTCGATGCGGCTGGTGCTGGCCGACGGCACGGTTCTGGACACCGCCGACCCGGCCAGCCGCAGCCGTTTCCGTGACAGCCACGCAGCGCTGCTCGACCGGCTGGCGGATCTGGGATCCCGCACCCGCGCCGACGCGGCGCTGGCAGGCCGCATCCGCGACAAGTTCCGCATCAAGAACACCACCGGCTACAGCCTGAACGCGCTGGTCGACTATGAGGACCCTGTCGACATCCTCCAGCACCTGATGATCGGGTCGGAGGGGACGCTGGGCTTCATCTCCGCCATCACGCTGCGCACGGTGCCGGAGCATCCGCACAAGGCCAGCGCCCTGCTGTTCTTCCCCGACATCGGCGAGGCCTGCCACGCCGTGTCCTTGCTGAAGGCGGCTCCGGTCGATGCGGCGGAGCTGATGGACCGCGCCTCGCTCCGCTCCATCCAGGACAAGCCGGGCATGCCGCCGCAGATCCGTGGCTTCGGCGCCGACGTGGCGGCGGTGCTGGTGGAAACCCGCGCCGAGAGTGCCGCGGCGCTGGAGGCCAATGTGGCGGAGATCGCCGCGGTGCTGGCCGACTGCATCACCATCGGCGACACCCGCTTCACCACCGACGCCAAGGCCTGCGAAGGCTTCTGGAAGATCCGCAAGGGCCTGTTCCCGGCGGTCGGCGCCATCCGCCAGACCGGCACCACCGTCATCATCGAGGATGTCGCCTTCCCCCTGCCCCGGCTGGCCGAGGCGACGCGCGAGCTGCAGGCGCTGTTCCTCCGCCACGGCTATCACGAGGCGATCATCTTCGGCCACGCGCTGGAAGGGAACCTGCACTTCGTCTTCACCCAGGCCTTCGACACCCAGGAGGAGATCGACCGCTACCGCCGCTTCATGGACGATGTCGCGGTTCTGGTGGTCACCCGCTATGACGGCTCGCTGAAGGCGGAGCACGGCACCGGCCGCAACATGGCCCCCTTCGTCGAGATGGAATGGGGACCGCAGGCCTATGGGTTGATGAAGGAGATCAAGGACCTCTTCGACCCCGACGGGCTGCTGAACCCCGGCGTCATCCTGAACGGCGACCCCGAAGCCCATCTGAAGAACCTGAAGCCGCTGCCCCCCGCCGATCCGCTGGTCGACACCTGCATCGAATGCGGCTTCTGCGAGCCGACCTGCCCGTCCCACCGGCTGACCCTGTCGCCGCGCCAGCGCATCGTCGGCCGGCGCGAGATGGCGCGGCTGGTGGCCGCCGGCGACGACGCCCCCCGTCTGGCCGAGATCAGCGCCGCCTACGATTACCAGGGCATCGACACCTGCGCCGCCTGCGGCCTCTGCGCCACCGCCTGCCCGGTGGGGATCGAGACCGGGCTGCTGGTCAAGTCCCTGCGCGGCGAGCGGCGCGGCGCGGTGGCCCGCAAGGCCGGGGCTCTCGTCGCCGACCATATGGAGGGTACGCTGGGCCTCGCCCGCACCGGGCTGCGGCTGGCCGACCTCGCCCGACGCACGGTTGGGCATGGCGTTACCCAGGCAGCGGCCCGCATCCTGACCGGCGGCAACCTGCCGGCCCTGCCCCACAGCATGCCGACCGCCGCAAGCTTCACGCCGCGCCCCGACATCGCCACCGCCACCGCCGACGACCTGCCGACGGTGGTCTACGCCCCCAGCTGCGTCAGCCGCAGCATGGGCCCCGCCGCCGGCGATCCGCAGCAACGCCCGCTGCCCCAGGTTGTCGAGTCGGTGATGCGCAAGGCCGGCTTCCGCATCCTCTATCCGGAGGAGGCGGACGGCCAGTGCTGCGGCATGCCGCTGGAGAGCAAGGGGCTGACCGGGGCCGCCGACGCCAAGGCCGACGCCATGCTGGCGGCGCTGTCGAAGGCGAGCCGGGGCGGCCGGTATCCGGTGGTGATGGACACCAGCCCCTGCGCCCTGCGTCTCAGGAAGCGGCTGACCGACGCGGGCCTGCGCATCCTCGACGTGGCGGAATTCCTGAGCGAGTTCGCCCTGCCCCGCCTGGACATCGCGAAGACGGCCGAGCCGGTGATGCTGCACCTGACCTGCTCCACCCGCCGCATGGGTCTGGACGGCGCCTTGACCGCGGTGGCGAAGGCCTGTGCCGAGACGGTGGTGGTGCCGCCCGACGTCGGCTGCTGCGGCTTCGCCGGCGACAAGGGCTTCACCACGCCAGAACTGAACGCCCACGCCCTGCGTCACCTGCCGGCCGCGGTGCCGGAAGGCTGCGCGTCGGGCTATTCCACCAGCCGCACCTGCGAGATCGGCCTGTCCGACAAGGCGGGCGTGCCCTACCGGTCGATCGTCTATCTGGTCGACGCCTGCGCGACGGCGAAGGTGGGTGCGACGGCGGCGCGGGTGGCGGAGGTGGCTTTTTGA
- a CDS encoding (Fe-S)-binding protein produces the protein MDHQPPKPTRVYYFGTCLVDLFFPDAGMAGIELLQSQGLTVVFPQGQSCCGQPAYNSGYRAESLKVARAQLDLFPGDDPIVVPSGSCAGMMKKHWPDLFRGEPDEAKAVQVAARVWELTQFLVHVLDVQLTDKGEPLRVTWHASCHAQREMGVVEEPKALLRQLANVELVELKREKECCGFGGTFAVRHPEISAAMVGDKVADIESTGAARVVSGDCGCLLNISGALEAGAKAARGQHIAQFLKERIHGR, from the coding sequence ATGGACCACCAGCCCCCCAAACCCACCCGCGTCTATTACTTCGGCACCTGCCTCGTCGACCTGTTCTTCCCCGACGCCGGCATGGCGGGGATCGAGCTGTTGCAGTCCCAGGGCCTGACCGTCGTCTTTCCCCAGGGCCAAAGCTGCTGCGGCCAGCCCGCCTACAACTCCGGCTATCGCGCCGAGTCGCTGAAGGTCGCCCGTGCCCAGCTGGACCTGTTCCCCGGAGACGACCCCATCGTCGTGCCGTCGGGCTCCTGCGCCGGCATGATGAAGAAGCACTGGCCCGACCTGTTCCGCGGCGAACCGGACGAGGCCAAGGCGGTACAGGTCGCGGCCCGCGTCTGGGAGCTGACGCAGTTCCTGGTCCATGTCCTCGACGTCCAGCTCACCGACAAGGGCGAGCCGCTGCGCGTCACCTGGCACGCCTCCTGCCATGCCCAGCGCGAAATGGGCGTGGTGGAGGAGCCGAAGGCCCTGCTGCGCCAGCTTGCCAATGTCGAGCTGGTGGAGCTGAAGCGGGAGAAGGAATGCTGCGGCTTCGGCGGCACCTTCGCCGTGCGCCATCCGGAGATCTCCGCCGCGATGGTCGGCGACAAGGTGGCGGACATCGAGAGCACCGGCGCCGCCCGCGTGGTGTCGGGCGACTGCGGCTGCCTGCTGAACATCTCCGGCGCGCTGGAGGCCGGCGCCAAGGCCGCGCGCGGCCAGCACATCGCCCAGTTCCTGAAGGAGCGCATCCATGGACGGTAA